A portion of the Bacillus thuringiensis genome contains these proteins:
- the ptsP gene encoding phosphoenolpyruvate--protein phosphotransferase, which produces MTLNIQGIAASSGIAIAKAFRLENPEFNIEKKSITNEAAEIARLDAALEKAKTELEAIKDHAFAELGADKAAIFEAHLLVLNDPELVNPVKDKVNSEKVNAEFAMDEVASMFISMFENMDNEYMKERAADIRDVTKRVLAHLLGINFSNPGTISEEVIIIAEDLTPSDTAQLNRKYAKGFTTDIGGRTSHSAIMARSMEIPAVVGTKVVMEKIQNGDIVIIDGLDGEVIVNPSEETLRSFEEKKAKFEEQKTEWAKLKDQATVTSDGHHVELVANIGTPNDVQGIIDNGGEGVGLYRTEFLYMGRDNLPTEEEQFEAYKAVLEGVKEGQPVVVRTLDIGGDKELPYLHLPKEMNPFLGYRAIRLCLDEQDVFRTQLRALLRASVYGNLKIMFPMIATLDEFRQAKAILLEEKAKLVEAGTTVSDSIEVGMMVEIPASAVIADQFAKEVDFFSIGTNDLIQYTMAADRMNEQVSYLYQPYNPSILRLVKMVIDAAHKEGKWAGMCGEMAGDSLAIPLLLGLGLDEFSMSATSILPARTQLSKLSKAEMETLAEKALMMSTAEEVVELVKSI; this is translated from the coding sequence ATGACTCTTAACATTCAAGGGATCGCTGCATCAAGTGGGATTGCTATTGCAAAGGCTTTCAGACTTGAAAATCCTGAATTTAACATCGAAAAGAAATCAATTACAAACGAAGCTGCAGAAATTGCACGCTTAGACGCTGCGCTTGAGAAAGCAAAAACTGAATTAGAAGCTATTAAGGACCACGCATTTGCTGAGCTAGGTGCTGACAAAGCTGCGATCTTTGAAGCACATTTATTAGTGTTAAATGATCCAGAACTAGTAAACCCAGTAAAAGATAAAGTAAATAGCGAAAAAGTAAATGCTGAATTTGCAATGGATGAAGTTGCATCAATGTTTATTTCTATGTTTGAAAACATGGATAACGAATATATGAAAGAACGTGCTGCGGACATTCGTGACGTAACAAAACGCGTTCTTGCACATTTACTAGGGATTAACTTCTCAAATCCTGGTACAATTTCTGAAGAGGTAATCATTATTGCTGAAGATTTAACACCATCTGATACAGCTCAGTTAAACCGTAAGTATGCAAAAGGTTTCACTACTGATATCGGTGGACGTACATCTCACTCTGCAATTATGGCTCGCTCTATGGAAATTCCAGCTGTTGTTGGTACGAAAGTTGTTATGGAGAAAATCCAAAACGGCGATATCGTTATCATTGACGGTTTAGATGGAGAAGTAATTGTAAACCCATCAGAAGAAACTCTTCGTTCGTTTGAAGAAAAGAAAGCGAAATTTGAAGAGCAAAAAACTGAATGGGCAAAATTAAAAGACCAAGCTACTGTAACAAGTGATGGACATCATGTTGAGCTTGTTGCAAATATCGGAACACCAAATGATGTACAAGGTATTATCGATAATGGCGGAGAAGGCGTTGGCTTATACCGTACAGAATTCTTATACATGGGTCGTGACAATCTTCCAACAGAAGAAGAGCAGTTCGAAGCGTATAAAGCAGTTCTTGAAGGTGTAAAAGAAGGTCAACCAGTCGTTGTTCGTACACTTGACATCGGTGGAGATAAAGAGCTTCCATACTTACATTTACCAAAAGAAATGAACCCATTCTTAGGATACCGTGCAATTCGCTTATGTCTTGATGAGCAAGATGTGTTCCGTACACAACTTCGTGCATTACTTCGTGCTAGCGTATACGGTAACTTAAAAATTATGTTCCCAATGATTGCAACTCTTGATGAGTTCCGTCAAGCAAAAGCAATTTTATTAGAAGAGAAAGCGAAACTTGTAGAAGCGGGTACAACTGTTTCTGATTCTATTGAAGTTGGTATGATGGTTGAAATCCCAGCTTCAGCAGTAATAGCAGATCAATTCGCGAAAGAAGTTGACTTCTTCTCTATCGGAACAAATGATTTAATCCAATACACAATGGCTGCAGACCGTATGAACGAACAAGTATCATACTTATACCAACCATATAACCCATCTATTTTACGTCTTGTAAAAATGGTTATCGATGCTGCTCATAAAGAAGGCAAATGGGCTGGTATGTGTGGTGAGATGGCAGGCGATTCACTTGCTATCCCATTATTATTAGGATTAGGTTTAGATGAGTTCAGTATGAGTGCAACATCTATTCTTCCTGCAAGAACACAACTAAGCAAGTTGTCAAAAGCAGAAATGGAAACATTAGCAGAAAAAGCATTAATGATGTCAACTGCTGAAGAAGTTGTTGAACTAGTTAAAAGCATATAA
- the ptsH gene encoding phosphocarrier protein HPr, which yields MEKIFKVTSDSGIHARPATLLVNTASKFGSDINLEYNGKNVNLKSIMGVMSLGIQQNAEIKITANGDDAAQALAAIEETMKNEGLGE from the coding sequence ATGGAAAAAATCTTTAAAGTAACTAGCGACTCAGGAATTCATGCTCGTCCAGCAACTCTACTTGTAAACACTGCAAGCAAATTCGGTTCTGACATTAACTTAGAGTATAACGGAAAGAACGTTAACTTAAAATCAATCATGGGCGTTATGTCTTTAGGCATTCAACAAAACGCAGAAATTAAAATCACTGCAAATGGTGATGATGCAGCTCAAGCACTAGCAGCTATCGAAGAAACTATGAAAAACGAAGGATTAGGAGAATAA
- the ptsG gene encoding PTS glucose transporter subunit IIABC, translated as MFKKIFGVLQKVGKALMLPVAILPAAGILLGFGNAFQNPQLTNVIPALKADWFVMVAKIMEQSGDIIFANLALLFAVGVAIGLAGGDGVAGLAAFVGYLIMNKTMSVFLEVDKLVKVTSSGADPVKIGFADPAYANVLGIPTLQTGVFGGIIVGIVAAYCYNKYFNIELPSYLGFFAGKRFVPIATATFSLIVGIIMCFVWPYIQGGLNTFSHQMIDANRTIAAFIFGLIERSLIPFGLHHIFYSPFWFEFGQYTNAAGELIRGDQKIFMAQLKDGVELTAGTFTTGKYPFMMFGLPAAALAMYHEARPENKKLAAGILGSAALTSFLTGITEPLEFSFLFVAPVLFGIHAVFAGLSFMTMQILGVKIGMTFSGGLIDFLLFGVLPGRTAWWWVIIVGLVLAVIYYFGFRFAIRKWNLKTPGREEANANEGAGKTEAGELPREVLVALGGKENIASLDACITRLRVQVNEQKNVNKDRLKELGAAGVLEVGNNIQAIFGPKSDTLKSQIHDIMSGRTPHVEKEEPVKVEETPQKVDENETIVSPIEGKILPITEVPDQVFSGKMMGDGFAIEPTEGTVVSPVNGEIVNVFPTKHAIGIQSEGGKEILIHFGIDTVKLNGEGFEALVAQGDKVKQGQPLLKVDLAFVKGNAPSIITPIVFTNLQQGQQVELKKDGNVKKGETAIIDIQ; from the coding sequence ATGTTTAAGAAGATCTTTGGTGTTCTTCAAAAAGTCGGAAAAGCGTTAATGCTTCCAGTAGCGATTTTACCGGCGGCAGGTATTTTACTTGGATTTGGTAATGCATTTCAAAATCCACAGTTAACAAATGTTATTCCTGCTTTAAAAGCAGATTGGTTCGTAATGGTTGCAAAAATTATGGAACAATCTGGTGATATTATTTTCGCTAACCTTGCATTATTATTCGCAGTTGGGGTAGCAATTGGTTTAGCTGGTGGAGATGGAGTAGCTGGTTTAGCAGCATTCGTCGGCTACTTAATTATGAACAAAACGATGAGTGTGTTCTTAGAAGTAGATAAGCTAGTGAAAGTAACAAGTTCTGGAGCAGACCCAGTAAAAATTGGATTTGCAGATCCAGCGTATGCAAACGTATTAGGTATTCCAACGCTACAAACAGGGGTATTTGGTGGTATTATCGTCGGTATAGTAGCGGCATATTGCTATAATAAATACTTCAACATTGAATTACCATCATACTTAGGTTTCTTTGCAGGTAAGCGTTTCGTACCGATCGCAACTGCAACATTCTCTTTAATAGTAGGTATTATCATGTGCTTCGTTTGGCCATACATTCAAGGTGGCTTAAACACGTTCTCACATCAAATGATTGATGCAAATAGAACAATCGCAGCATTTATATTCGGTTTAATTGAACGTTCATTAATTCCATTTGGACTACATCACATTTTCTATTCACCGTTCTGGTTCGAATTCGGTCAGTATACAAATGCAGCTGGCGAATTAATCCGTGGTGACCAAAAAATCTTTATGGCACAGTTGAAAGACGGTGTAGAATTAACAGCAGGTACATTTACAACTGGTAAGTATCCGTTCATGATGTTCGGTCTTCCGGCAGCAGCTTTAGCAATGTACCATGAAGCACGTCCAGAAAATAAAAAATTAGCAGCAGGTATTTTAGGTTCTGCAGCATTAACATCTTTCTTAACAGGTATTACAGAGCCACTTGAATTTTCATTCTTATTCGTAGCGCCAGTATTATTCGGAATTCACGCTGTATTTGCTGGTCTATCATTTATGACAATGCAAATTTTAGGTGTTAAAATTGGTATGACATTCTCTGGTGGTTTAATTGACTTCTTATTATTCGGTGTACTACCAGGCCGTACAGCATGGTGGTGGGTAATTATTGTTGGTCTTGTACTAGCAGTTATTTACTACTTCGGATTCCGCTTTGCAATCCGTAAATGGAATCTAAAAACACCTGGTCGTGAAGAGGCAAATGCAAATGAGGGTGCAGGAAAAACAGAAGCAGGCGAACTTCCTCGTGAAGTATTAGTGGCACTTGGTGGTAAAGAAAACATTGCTTCTTTAGATGCTTGTATTACTCGTTTACGTGTTCAAGTTAACGAACAAAAGAATGTAAACAAAGACCGCTTAAAAGAACTTGGAGCAGCTGGTGTACTTGAAGTTGGAAATAACATTCAAGCTATTTTCGGACCGAAATCTGACACATTAAAATCACAAATTCATGATATAATGTCAGGTCGTACACCTCATGTTGAAAAAGAAGAACCTGTAAAAGTGGAAGAAACTCCTCAAAAAGTTGATGAAAATGAAACAATTGTATCACCAATTGAAGGGAAAATCTTACCAATTACAGAAGTACCTGACCAAGTATTCTCAGGAAAAATGATGGGAGACGGATTTGCAATTGAGCCAACTGAAGGAACAGTAGTTTCTCCAGTTAACGGTGAAATTGTCAATGTATTCCCTACAAAACATGCGATTGGTATTCAATCTGAAGGTGGAAAAGAAATTTTAATCCACTTTGGTATTGATACTGTAAAATTAAATGGTGAAGGATTCGAGGCACTTGTAGCACAAGGTGATAAAGTGAAGCAAGGCCAACCGTTATTAAAAGTAGATCTTGCATTTGTAAAAGGAAATGCACCATCTATCATTACACCAATTGTATTTACAAACTTACAACAAGGGCAACAAGTCGAATTGAAAAAAGATGGAAATGTTAAGAAGGGCGAAACCGCTATTATTGACATTCAGTAG
- the glcT gene encoding glucose PTS transporter transcription antiterminator GlcT, translated as MNNYLEIKKVLNNNVIIASHPEHEEVVVIGKGIGFGKKAKDVLEQEQIEKMFVLKNERDREQYKLLVPHVSEKLIELMNDIMLYIQEKAKSPLNEHIHIALTDHISFAIKRLKQGLTIDNPFLVETKMLYPEEYEIAEGVVELLNSRLQITLPEGEIGFIALHIYSSLTNSDLSSVNQNSRLIAQLVSLIETNLQITLDQESIHYLRLIRHLQYAIERVKKGEKVEESQSFAELLKAEYPVCYNVAWKLVKVMQKELQLPVYEAESIYLTMHLQRLVKAEHV; from the coding sequence ATGAATAATTATCTAGAAATTAAAAAAGTTTTAAATAATAATGTCATCATTGCTAGCCATCCTGAACACGAGGAAGTAGTAGTGATTGGTAAAGGAATTGGATTTGGGAAAAAAGCGAAAGATGTATTGGAGCAAGAACAAATCGAAAAAATGTTTGTCTTAAAAAATGAACGTGATCGTGAACAATATAAATTATTAGTGCCGCATGTTAGTGAAAAATTAATTGAATTGATGAACGATATTATGCTATACATTCAAGAAAAAGCGAAATCTCCACTAAATGAACATATTCATATTGCGTTAACAGATCATATTTCATTTGCAATTAAAAGGTTAAAACAAGGACTTACAATTGATAATCCTTTTTTAGTTGAAACAAAAATGCTCTATCCAGAGGAATATGAAATTGCGGAAGGTGTTGTAGAACTTTTAAATTCTCGTTTGCAAATTACATTGCCAGAAGGAGAAATTGGTTTTATTGCACTTCACATTTACAGTTCGCTTACAAATTCTGATTTATCTTCAGTTAATCAAAACTCCCGTCTCATTGCACAACTTGTATCTTTAATTGAGACAAACTTACAAATTACATTAGATCAAGAGAGCATTCATTATTTACGCCTTATTCGTCATCTTCAATATGCTATTGAGAGGGTGAAAAAAGGAGAAAAAGTAGAAGAATCGCAAAGTTTTGCTGAGTTACTAAAGGCGGAGTATCCAGTTTGCTATAACGTAGCTTGGAAGCTAGTCAAGGTCATGCAAAAAGAGTTGCAACTACCTGTATATGAAGCTGAAAGTATTTATTTAACGATGCACTTGCAACGCTTAGTAAAGGCAGAGCATGTGTAA